A genomic stretch from Falco cherrug isolate bFalChe1 chromosome 3, bFalChe1.pri, whole genome shotgun sequence includes:
- the LOC129735530 gene encoding proline-rich protein 2-like, which yields MASRSLVRDPAWHRADRPGSRGALVTPSGCTANPGPRGSRPPAPPGHRARRRGAEACGGLSRPHPKWPRWPRPLTLASPSAHVPRAAPGRPRHRPDWQRAPANRGGERFLPANGSGGPRRTAGRPSAPPVRTLPARRPMAAPEERRGSAPLPPRGGAVAVTTTGPAVPAGPGARGPSPTPGSGAVPRAERQSSASSLLPPLLAGRLPVLAGLPPPPARASPPPAPARPAGQRPVPGRLLPRPCGTCPGPATHSPAAAPAGGPGEALWQRRPPLSPPARPRGACPPAGMPRSRRPALSGAWLGFSGETRCGRLKVQPWSSSASPLRTPRSVFSPTCVRAIAPHGQDEKQLATFTSSPSKACFSGNLHLRS from the coding sequence ATGGCCAGTCGCAGCCTGGTGAGGGaccctgcctggcacagggctgACAGACCGGGCAGCCGAGGAGCCCTCGTTACACCGTCAGGTTGCACGGCCAACCCCGGCCCCCGGGGCAGCCGCCCACCCGCGCCTCCCGGGCACCGTGCACGCCGCCGGGGGGCAGAAGCCTGCGGCGGCCTTTCCCGCCCACACCCAAAATGGCCGCGCTGGCCGCGGCCGCTGACCCTTGCCAGCCCCTCAGCCCACGTTCCTAGGGCGGCACCCGGGCGCCCGCGGCACCGCCCCGATTGGCAGCGCGCTCCGGCCAATCGCGGAGGCGAGCGCTTTCTCCCGGCCAATGGCAGCGGAGGCCCGCGGCGGACAGCGGGCCGGCCGAGCGCGCCGCCAGTGCGGACGCTCCCTGCCCGCAGGCCAATGGCGGCGCCGGAGGAGCGGCGGGGCAGCGCGCCCCTGCCGCCCCGAGGGGGGGCGGTTGCCGTGACAACCACAGGCCCGGCGGTGCCGGCCGGCCCTGGCGCCCGCGGCCCCTCGCCCACCCCGGGAAGCGGCGCGGTACCTCGGGCCGAGCGGCAGAGCTCCgcctccagcctcctccctcctctcttgGCGGGGCGACTTCCTGTGCtggcggggctgccgccgcctcccgcccgaGCGTCCCCGCCtcccgctcccgcccgccctGCCGGGCAGCGCCCTGTACCGGGGAGGTtgctgccccggccctgcggCACCTGCCCGGGCCCCGCAACCCACAGCCCGGCAGCTGCGCCCGCAGGTGGACCGGGGGAGGCTCTCTGGCAGCGGCGGCCTCCGCTCTCGCCTCCGGCTCGGCCCCGCGgcgcctgcccgcccgccggTATGCCTCGCTCCCGCCGGCCTGCCCTCTCGGGTGCCTGGCTGGGCTTCTCAGGGGAGACGCGTTGCGGGAGGCTGAAGGTTCAGCCGTGGAGCAGTTCAGCATCCCCCCTTCGCACCCCCCGCTCGGTTTTTAGTCCTACCTGTGTCAGAGCTATTGCTCCGCATGGGCAGGATGAAAAGCAATTGGCCACCTTTACATCATCACCATCAAAAGCCTGCTTCAGCGGGAACTTACATTTAAGGTCCTAA